In Taeniopygia guttata chromosome 7, bTaeGut7.mat, whole genome shotgun sequence, a single window of DNA contains:
- the PKP4 gene encoding plakophilin-4 isoform X1 gives MPAPEQSPMVEEGLPQTAQETSTGPGMEPETTATTILASVKEQELQFQRLTRELEVERQIVANQLERCRLGAESPSIASTSSTEKSFPWRSSDPPPTSVSKPQVSEGVHTNAFDIRTEAEQGTLYSPEQTSLHESEGSIGNSRSSTQMNSYSDSGYQEISSFHNSQNLNKSEIRQQHSLGGPLNNLDVVRSSRAEGQTSVQPSANTATNRVMRRVSSVPSRAQSPSYVVSTSMSPSRGSLRTSLGSGYGSPSVAEQRSLPSHAYSSTTLPVQRAGSPYAAHRPASPSAVRRVGSLTSRHANPGSGAAPYQSAGRVGSPLALADAQARVTSPSQTQLGSSSPKRSGMTAVPQHLGTTLQRTIHDMEQYGQQYDIYERMVPPRPDSLTGLRSSYASQHSQLGQELRSAVSPDMHITPIYEGRTFYSPVYRSPNHGTIELHHGSQAALFRTGSGMGNLQRSSSQRSTLTYQRNTYGLPTAAALAEPLRAVPFRLPEPGYGRLHPAPDGGTTRSPSIDSIHKDPRQFAWRDPELPEVIHMLQHQFPSVQANAAAYLQHLCFGDNKVKTEVCRLGGIKHLVDLLDHRVLEVQKNACGALRNLVYGKSTDENKIAMKNVGGIPALLRLLRKSVDAEVKELVTGVLWNLSSCDAVKMTIIRDALSTLTNTVIVPHSGWNSSSFDDDHKIKFQTSLVLRNTTGCLRNLSSAGEEARKQMRSCEGLVDSLLYVIHTCVNTSDYDSKTVENCVCTLRNLSYRLELEVPQARLLGINELDDLLGKESPSKDSEPSCWGKKKKKKKKTSQEDQWDGVGPIPGFSKSPKGVEMLWHPSVVKPYLTLLAESSNPATLEGSAGSLQNLSAGNWKFAAYIRAAVRKEKGLPILVELLRMDNDRVVSSVATALRNMALDVRNKELIGKYAMRDLVNRLPGGNGPSILSDETVAAICCALHEVTSKNMENAKALADTGGIEKLVNITKGRGDRSSLKVVKAAAQVLNTLWQYRDLRSIYKKDGWNQSHFITPVSTLERERFKSHPSLSTANQQMSPVMQSVGSTSSSPALLGIREPRSEYDRTHPSMQYYSSQGDVIAHKDIYTGSSKASPIYISSYSSPAREQSRRLQQHQQLYYSQEDSTRKNYDAYRLYLQSPHSYEDPYFDDRVHFPATSDYTPQYGLKSTTNYVDFYSTRRSSYRAEQYPGSPDSWV, from the exons GAGCTTCAATTTCAAAGACTTACCAGAGAACTGGAAGTGGAAAGGCAAATTGTGGCTAATCAGCTAGAGAGATGTAGGCTTGGAGCAGAGTCACCAAGTATCGCCAGCACAAG CTCTACTGAGAAGTCATTTCCTTGGAGATCCTCAG ATCCTCCGCCCACCAGTGTAAGCAAACCCCAGGTGTCAGAGGGTGTTCACACCAATGCCTTTGATATTAGGACAGAAGCAGAGCAAGGGACTCTCTACTCACCAGAGCAGACATCTCTCCATGAAAGTGAGG GGTCCATAGGTAACTCAAGAAGTTCAACACAAATGAATTCTTATTCTGACAGTGGTTACCAGGAAATAAGCAGTTTCCATAACAGCCAAAACTTGAACAAGTCAGAGATCAGACAGCAGCATTCCCTTGGTGGACCCCTCAACAACCTTGATGTGGTGAGAAGCTCACGCGCCGAGGGGCAGACATCAGTCCAG CCTTCAGCAAATACTGCTACCAACCGTGTGATGAGACGGGTCAGTTCGGTGCCATCCAGAGCACAGTCTCCCTCCTACGTGGTCAGCACGAGCATGTCCCCATCGCGGGGGTCCCTGCGGACATCTCTGGGGAGCGGCTACGGCTCTCCCAGCGTCGCTGAGCAGAGATCCCTGCCCTCGCACGCGTACTCATCCACCACCCTGCCCGTTCAGCGGGCGGGCTCCCCGTACGCCGCGCACAGACCTGCCTCGCCCTCGGCCGTGCGCCGCGTGGGCTCGCTCACCTCGCGGCACGCAAACCCCGGCAGCGGCGCTGCCCCGTACCAGAGCGCCGGCAGAGTCGGCTCTCCTCTTGCCCTTGCTGATGCGCAAGCCAGAGTGACTTCTCCATCCCAGACTCAGCTGGGATCCTCTTCCCCGAAGCGCTCTGGCATGACAGCAGTCCCACAGCACCTGGGGACAACGCTGCAGAGGACAATTCATGACATGGAACAGTACGGACAGCAGTACGATATCTATGAGAGGATGGTCCCCCCACGGCCAGACAGCCTCACGG GCCTGAGGAGTTCGTACgccagccagcacagccagctggggcaggagctgcgcTCGGCGGTGTCCCCGGACATGCACATCACCCCCATCTACGAGGGCAGGACGTTCTACAGCCCCGTGTACCGCAGCCCCAACCACGGCACCATCGAGCTGCACCACGGCTCCCAGGCCGCCCTGTTCCGCACCGGCTCTG GCATGGGTAACCTGCAGCGATCCTCCAGCCAGCGTAGCACCCTCACGTACCAAAGAAACACCTACGGGCTGCCCACGGCGGCCGCGCTGGCGGAGCCGCTGCGGGCAGTGCCCTTCCGGCTGCCAGAGCCCGGCTACGGCCGCCTGCACCCCGCGCCCGACGGCGGCACCACGCGCTCGCCCTCCATCGACAGCATTCACAAGGACCCCAGGCAA TTTGCGTGGCGAGATCCAGAGCTGCCTGAGGTCATTCACATGCTCCAGCACCAGTTCCCATCAGTGCAGGCCAACGCAGCTGCCTATCTGCAGCACCTCTGCTTTGGGGATAACAAGGTGAAAACAGAG GTCTGTAGGCTAGGAGGTATCAAGCACCTGGTGGATCTCCTGGATCACAGAGTCCTGGAGGTTCAGAAGAATGCCTGTGGTGCGCTGAGGAACCTTGTTTATGGAAAGTCCACTGATGAGAACAAAATAGCCATGAAGAACGTGGGAGGGATACCTGCCCTTCTGCGGCTGCTGAGGAAGTCAGTTGATGCTGAGGTCAAAGAGCTGGTGACAG GGGTTCTCTGGAACTTGTCTTCATGTGATGCCGTGAAGATGACAATCATTAGAGATGCTCTGTCTACACTGACAAACACTGTGATAGTGCCCCACTCAGGATGGAACAGCTCCTCCTTTGATGACGatcataaaattaaatttcagacTTCCCTTGTTCTGCGCAATACAACAGGATGCCTGAG GaacctgagctctgctggggaAGAGGCGCGAAAGCAGATGAGGTCCTGCGAAGGACTGGTCGATTCGCTGCTCTATGTGATCCACACCTGTGTGAACACCTCAGATTATGACAGCAAG ACAGTGGAGAATTGTGTGTGCACCTTGAGGAACCTTTCCTACCGCTTGGAACTGGAGGTACCACAGGCACGGCTGCTGGGAATCAATGAACTGGATGACTTGTTGGGAAAAGAGTCACCCAGCAAAGACTCAGAGCCAAGCtgctgggggaagaaaaagaagaagaaaaaaaaaacttcccagGAGGATCAG TGGGATGGAGTTGGCCCTATCCCAGGATTTTCCAAGTCTCCTAAAGGGGTGGAGATGCTCTGGCACCCATCGGTGGTGAAGCCATACCTGACACTCCTGGCAGAGAGCTCCAACCCAGCCACTctggagggctctgcaggaTCACTCCAGAACCTTTCTGCAGGCAATTGGAAG TTCGCAGCCTACATCCGTGCTGCCgtgaggaaggagaaggggcTGCCCATCCTCgtggagctgctgaggatggACAACGACAGAGTGGTGTCATCTGTGGCCACTGCCTTAAGGAACATGGCCTTAGATGTCCGGAACAAGGAACTTATTG GTAAATATGCGATGCGAGACCTGGTCAATCGGCTACCAGGGGGCAATGGGCCGAGCATCCTGTCAGATGAGACAGTGGCTGCAATCTGCTGCGCCCTGCACGAGGTCACCAGCAAGAACATGGAGAACGCCAAGGCCCTCGCCGACACTGGTGGGATAGAGAAGCTGGTCAACATAACAAAGGGAAGAGGTGACAG GTCCTCACTGAAGGTTGTCAAGGCGGCAGCCCAGGTACTGAACACGTTGTGGCAGTACCGAGACCTCCGGAGCATTTACAAAAAG GATGGATGGAATCAAAGTCACTTTATTACACCAGTATCAACACTGGAACGAGAGAGATTCAAATCCCATCCTTCTCTATCCACAGCCAATCAGCAGATGTCACCTGTCATGCAGTCAG TTGGCAGCACGTCCTCATCCCCGGCTTTGTTGGGAATCAGAGAGCCTCGCTCCGAGTACGACAGGACGCACCCTTCTATGCAGTATTACAGTAGCCAGGGCGATGTCATTGCACATAAAGACATCTACACTG GTTCCAGCAAAGCTTCACCAATTTACATCAGTTCCTATTCCTCACCAGCGAGAGAACAGAGCCGGCGGCTGCAG CAGCATCAGCAATTGTACTACAGCCAAGAAGATAGCACCAGGAAAAACTATGATGCCTATCGGTTGTACCTGCAGTCCCCACACAGCTACGAGGACCCTTACTTTGACGATCGAGTTCACTTTCCTGCTACTTCAGATTACACACCACAGTATGGACTGAAATCAACCACCAATTATGTAGACTTTTATTCCACCAGACGATCTTCTTACCGAGCAGAACAGTACCCAGGCTCTCCTGACTCCTGGGTGTAG
- the PKP4 gene encoding plakophilin-4 isoform X2, whose product MPAPEQSPMVEEGLPQTAQETSTGPGMEPETTATTILASVKEQELQFQRLTRELEVERQIVANQLERCRLGAESPSIASTSSTEKSFPWRSSDPPPTSVSKPQVSEGVHTNAFDIRTEAEQGTLYSPEQTSLHESEGSIGNSRSSTQMNSYSDSGYQEISSFHNSQNLNKSEIRQQHSLGGPLNNLDVVRSSRAEGQTSVQPSANTATNRVMRRVSSVPSRAQSPSYVVSTSMSPSRGSLRTSLGSGYGSPSVAEQRSLPSHAYSSTTLPVQRAGSPYAAHRPASPSAVRRVGSLTSRHANPGSGAAPYQSAGRVGSPLALADAQARVTSPSQTQLGSSSPKRSGMTAVPQHLGTTLQRTIHDMEQYGQQYDIYERMVPPRPDSLTGLRSSYASQHSQLGQELRSAVSPDMHITPIYEGRTFYSPVYRSPNHGTIELHHGSQAALFRTGSGMGNLQRSSSQRSTLTYQRNTYGLPTAAALAEPLRAVPFRLPEPGYGRLHPAPDGGTTRSPSIDSIHKDPRQFAWRDPELPEVIHMLQHQFPSVQANAAAYLQHLCFGDNKVKTEVCRLGGIKHLVDLLDHRVLEVQKNACGALRNLVYGKSTDENKIAMKNVGGIPALLRLLRKSVDAEVKELVTGVLWNLSSCDAVKMTIIRDALSTLTNTVIVPHSGWNSSSFDDDHKIKFQTSLVLRNTTGCLRNLSSAGEEARKQMRSCEGLVDSLLYVIHTCVNTSDYDSKTVENCVCTLRNLSYRLELEVPQARLLGINELDDLLGKESPSKDSEPSCWGKKKKKKKKTSQEDQWDGVGPIPGFSKSPKGVEMLWHPSVVKPYLTLLAESSNPATLEGSAGSLQNLSAGNWKFAAYIRAAVRKEKGLPILVELLRMDNDRVVSSVATALRNMALDVRNKELIGKYAMRDLVNRLPGGNGPSILSDETVAAICCALHEVTSKNMENAKALADTGGIEKLVNITKGRGDRSSLKVVKAAAQVLNTLWQYRDLRSIYKKDGWNQSHFITPVSTLERERFKSHPSLSTANQQMSPVMQSVGSTSSSPALLGIREPRSEYDRTHPSMQYYSSQGDVIAHKDIYTGSSKASPIYISSYSSPAREQSRRLQHQQLYYSQEDSTRKNYDAYRLYLQSPHSYEDPYFDDRVHFPATSDYTPQYGLKSTTNYVDFYSTRRSSYRAEQYPGSPDSWV is encoded by the exons GAGCTTCAATTTCAAAGACTTACCAGAGAACTGGAAGTGGAAAGGCAAATTGTGGCTAATCAGCTAGAGAGATGTAGGCTTGGAGCAGAGTCACCAAGTATCGCCAGCACAAG CTCTACTGAGAAGTCATTTCCTTGGAGATCCTCAG ATCCTCCGCCCACCAGTGTAAGCAAACCCCAGGTGTCAGAGGGTGTTCACACCAATGCCTTTGATATTAGGACAGAAGCAGAGCAAGGGACTCTCTACTCACCAGAGCAGACATCTCTCCATGAAAGTGAGG GGTCCATAGGTAACTCAAGAAGTTCAACACAAATGAATTCTTATTCTGACAGTGGTTACCAGGAAATAAGCAGTTTCCATAACAGCCAAAACTTGAACAAGTCAGAGATCAGACAGCAGCATTCCCTTGGTGGACCCCTCAACAACCTTGATGTGGTGAGAAGCTCACGCGCCGAGGGGCAGACATCAGTCCAG CCTTCAGCAAATACTGCTACCAACCGTGTGATGAGACGGGTCAGTTCGGTGCCATCCAGAGCACAGTCTCCCTCCTACGTGGTCAGCACGAGCATGTCCCCATCGCGGGGGTCCCTGCGGACATCTCTGGGGAGCGGCTACGGCTCTCCCAGCGTCGCTGAGCAGAGATCCCTGCCCTCGCACGCGTACTCATCCACCACCCTGCCCGTTCAGCGGGCGGGCTCCCCGTACGCCGCGCACAGACCTGCCTCGCCCTCGGCCGTGCGCCGCGTGGGCTCGCTCACCTCGCGGCACGCAAACCCCGGCAGCGGCGCTGCCCCGTACCAGAGCGCCGGCAGAGTCGGCTCTCCTCTTGCCCTTGCTGATGCGCAAGCCAGAGTGACTTCTCCATCCCAGACTCAGCTGGGATCCTCTTCCCCGAAGCGCTCTGGCATGACAGCAGTCCCACAGCACCTGGGGACAACGCTGCAGAGGACAATTCATGACATGGAACAGTACGGACAGCAGTACGATATCTATGAGAGGATGGTCCCCCCACGGCCAGACAGCCTCACGG GCCTGAGGAGTTCGTACgccagccagcacagccagctggggcaggagctgcgcTCGGCGGTGTCCCCGGACATGCACATCACCCCCATCTACGAGGGCAGGACGTTCTACAGCCCCGTGTACCGCAGCCCCAACCACGGCACCATCGAGCTGCACCACGGCTCCCAGGCCGCCCTGTTCCGCACCGGCTCTG GCATGGGTAACCTGCAGCGATCCTCCAGCCAGCGTAGCACCCTCACGTACCAAAGAAACACCTACGGGCTGCCCACGGCGGCCGCGCTGGCGGAGCCGCTGCGGGCAGTGCCCTTCCGGCTGCCAGAGCCCGGCTACGGCCGCCTGCACCCCGCGCCCGACGGCGGCACCACGCGCTCGCCCTCCATCGACAGCATTCACAAGGACCCCAGGCAA TTTGCGTGGCGAGATCCAGAGCTGCCTGAGGTCATTCACATGCTCCAGCACCAGTTCCCATCAGTGCAGGCCAACGCAGCTGCCTATCTGCAGCACCTCTGCTTTGGGGATAACAAGGTGAAAACAGAG GTCTGTAGGCTAGGAGGTATCAAGCACCTGGTGGATCTCCTGGATCACAGAGTCCTGGAGGTTCAGAAGAATGCCTGTGGTGCGCTGAGGAACCTTGTTTATGGAAAGTCCACTGATGAGAACAAAATAGCCATGAAGAACGTGGGAGGGATACCTGCCCTTCTGCGGCTGCTGAGGAAGTCAGTTGATGCTGAGGTCAAAGAGCTGGTGACAG GGGTTCTCTGGAACTTGTCTTCATGTGATGCCGTGAAGATGACAATCATTAGAGATGCTCTGTCTACACTGACAAACACTGTGATAGTGCCCCACTCAGGATGGAACAGCTCCTCCTTTGATGACGatcataaaattaaatttcagacTTCCCTTGTTCTGCGCAATACAACAGGATGCCTGAG GaacctgagctctgctggggaAGAGGCGCGAAAGCAGATGAGGTCCTGCGAAGGACTGGTCGATTCGCTGCTCTATGTGATCCACACCTGTGTGAACACCTCAGATTATGACAGCAAG ACAGTGGAGAATTGTGTGTGCACCTTGAGGAACCTTTCCTACCGCTTGGAACTGGAGGTACCACAGGCACGGCTGCTGGGAATCAATGAACTGGATGACTTGTTGGGAAAAGAGTCACCCAGCAAAGACTCAGAGCCAAGCtgctgggggaagaaaaagaagaagaaaaaaaaaacttcccagGAGGATCAG TGGGATGGAGTTGGCCCTATCCCAGGATTTTCCAAGTCTCCTAAAGGGGTGGAGATGCTCTGGCACCCATCGGTGGTGAAGCCATACCTGACACTCCTGGCAGAGAGCTCCAACCCAGCCACTctggagggctctgcaggaTCACTCCAGAACCTTTCTGCAGGCAATTGGAAG TTCGCAGCCTACATCCGTGCTGCCgtgaggaaggagaaggggcTGCCCATCCTCgtggagctgctgaggatggACAACGACAGAGTGGTGTCATCTGTGGCCACTGCCTTAAGGAACATGGCCTTAGATGTCCGGAACAAGGAACTTATTG GTAAATATGCGATGCGAGACCTGGTCAATCGGCTACCAGGGGGCAATGGGCCGAGCATCCTGTCAGATGAGACAGTGGCTGCAATCTGCTGCGCCCTGCACGAGGTCACCAGCAAGAACATGGAGAACGCCAAGGCCCTCGCCGACACTGGTGGGATAGAGAAGCTGGTCAACATAACAAAGGGAAGAGGTGACAG GTCCTCACTGAAGGTTGTCAAGGCGGCAGCCCAGGTACTGAACACGTTGTGGCAGTACCGAGACCTCCGGAGCATTTACAAAAAG GATGGATGGAATCAAAGTCACTTTATTACACCAGTATCAACACTGGAACGAGAGAGATTCAAATCCCATCCTTCTCTATCCACAGCCAATCAGCAGATGTCACCTGTCATGCAGTCAG TTGGCAGCACGTCCTCATCCCCGGCTTTGTTGGGAATCAGAGAGCCTCGCTCCGAGTACGACAGGACGCACCCTTCTATGCAGTATTACAGTAGCCAGGGCGATGTCATTGCACATAAAGACATCTACACTG GTTCCAGCAAAGCTTCACCAATTTACATCAGTTCCTATTCCTCACCAGCGAGAGAACAGAGCCGGCGGCTGCAG CATCAGCAATTGTACTACAGCCAAGAAGATAGCACCAGGAAAAACTATGATGCCTATCGGTTGTACCTGCAGTCCCCACACAGCTACGAGGACCCTTACTTTGACGATCGAGTTCACTTTCCTGCTACTTCAGATTACACACCACAGTATGGACTGAAATCAACCACCAATTATGTAGACTTTTATTCCACCAGACGATCTTCTTACCGAGCAGAACAGTACCCAGGCTCTCCTGACTCCTGGGTGTAG
- the PKP4 gene encoding plakophilin-4 isoform X3, producing MPAPEQSPMVEEGLPQTAQETSTGPGMEPETTATTILASVKEQELQFQRLTRELEVERQIVANQLERCRLGAESPSIASTSSTEKSFPWRSSDPPPTSVSKPQVSEGVHTNAFDIRTEAEQGTLYSPEQTSLHERSIGNSRSSTQMNSYSDSGYQEISSFHNSQNLNKSEIRQQHSLGGPLNNLDVVRSSRAEGQTSVQPSANTATNRVMRRVSSVPSRAQSPSYVVSTSMSPSRGSLRTSLGSGYGSPSVAEQRSLPSHAYSSTTLPVQRAGSPYAAHRPASPSAVRRVGSLTSRHANPGSGAAPYQSAGRVGSPLALADAQARVTSPSQTQLGSSSPKRSGMTAVPQHLGTTLQRTIHDMEQYGQQYDIYERMVPPRPDSLTGLRSSYASQHSQLGQELRSAVSPDMHITPIYEGRTFYSPVYRSPNHGTIELHHGSQAALFRTGSGMGNLQRSSSQRSTLTYQRNTYGLPTAAALAEPLRAVPFRLPEPGYGRLHPAPDGGTTRSPSIDSIHKDPRQFAWRDPELPEVIHMLQHQFPSVQANAAAYLQHLCFGDNKVKTEVCRLGGIKHLVDLLDHRVLEVQKNACGALRNLVYGKSTDENKIAMKNVGGIPALLRLLRKSVDAEVKELVTGVLWNLSSCDAVKMTIIRDALSTLTNTVIVPHSGWNSSSFDDDHKIKFQTSLVLRNTTGCLRNLSSAGEEARKQMRSCEGLVDSLLYVIHTCVNTSDYDSKTVENCVCTLRNLSYRLELEVPQARLLGINELDDLLGKESPSKDSEPSCWGKKKKKKKKTSQEDQWDGVGPIPGFSKSPKGVEMLWHPSVVKPYLTLLAESSNPATLEGSAGSLQNLSAGNWKFAAYIRAAVRKEKGLPILVELLRMDNDRVVSSVATALRNMALDVRNKELIGKYAMRDLVNRLPGGNGPSILSDETVAAICCALHEVTSKNMENAKALADTGGIEKLVNITKGRGDRSSLKVVKAAAQVLNTLWQYRDLRSIYKKDGWNQSHFITPVSTLERERFKSHPSLSTANQQMSPVMQSVGSTSSSPALLGIREPRSEYDRTHPSMQYYSSQGDVIAHKDIYTGSSKASPIYISSYSSPAREQSRRLQQHQQLYYSQEDSTRKNYDAYRLYLQSPHSYEDPYFDDRVHFPATSDYTPQYGLKSTTNYVDFYSTRRSSYRAEQYPGSPDSWV from the exons GAGCTTCAATTTCAAAGACTTACCAGAGAACTGGAAGTGGAAAGGCAAATTGTGGCTAATCAGCTAGAGAGATGTAGGCTTGGAGCAGAGTCACCAAGTATCGCCAGCACAAG CTCTACTGAGAAGTCATTTCCTTGGAGATCCTCAG ATCCTCCGCCCACCAGTGTAAGCAAACCCCAGGTGTCAGAGGGTGTTCACACCAATGCCTTTGATATTAGGACAGAAGCAGAGCAAGGGACTCTCTACTCACCAGAGCAGACATCTCTCCATGAAA GGTCCATAGGTAACTCAAGAAGTTCAACACAAATGAATTCTTATTCTGACAGTGGTTACCAGGAAATAAGCAGTTTCCATAACAGCCAAAACTTGAACAAGTCAGAGATCAGACAGCAGCATTCCCTTGGTGGACCCCTCAACAACCTTGATGTGGTGAGAAGCTCACGCGCCGAGGGGCAGACATCAGTCCAG CCTTCAGCAAATACTGCTACCAACCGTGTGATGAGACGGGTCAGTTCGGTGCCATCCAGAGCACAGTCTCCCTCCTACGTGGTCAGCACGAGCATGTCCCCATCGCGGGGGTCCCTGCGGACATCTCTGGGGAGCGGCTACGGCTCTCCCAGCGTCGCTGAGCAGAGATCCCTGCCCTCGCACGCGTACTCATCCACCACCCTGCCCGTTCAGCGGGCGGGCTCCCCGTACGCCGCGCACAGACCTGCCTCGCCCTCGGCCGTGCGCCGCGTGGGCTCGCTCACCTCGCGGCACGCAAACCCCGGCAGCGGCGCTGCCCCGTACCAGAGCGCCGGCAGAGTCGGCTCTCCTCTTGCCCTTGCTGATGCGCAAGCCAGAGTGACTTCTCCATCCCAGACTCAGCTGGGATCCTCTTCCCCGAAGCGCTCTGGCATGACAGCAGTCCCACAGCACCTGGGGACAACGCTGCAGAGGACAATTCATGACATGGAACAGTACGGACAGCAGTACGATATCTATGAGAGGATGGTCCCCCCACGGCCAGACAGCCTCACGG GCCTGAGGAGTTCGTACgccagccagcacagccagctggggcaggagctgcgcTCGGCGGTGTCCCCGGACATGCACATCACCCCCATCTACGAGGGCAGGACGTTCTACAGCCCCGTGTACCGCAGCCCCAACCACGGCACCATCGAGCTGCACCACGGCTCCCAGGCCGCCCTGTTCCGCACCGGCTCTG GCATGGGTAACCTGCAGCGATCCTCCAGCCAGCGTAGCACCCTCACGTACCAAAGAAACACCTACGGGCTGCCCACGGCGGCCGCGCTGGCGGAGCCGCTGCGGGCAGTGCCCTTCCGGCTGCCAGAGCCCGGCTACGGCCGCCTGCACCCCGCGCCCGACGGCGGCACCACGCGCTCGCCCTCCATCGACAGCATTCACAAGGACCCCAGGCAA TTTGCGTGGCGAGATCCAGAGCTGCCTGAGGTCATTCACATGCTCCAGCACCAGTTCCCATCAGTGCAGGCCAACGCAGCTGCCTATCTGCAGCACCTCTGCTTTGGGGATAACAAGGTGAAAACAGAG GTCTGTAGGCTAGGAGGTATCAAGCACCTGGTGGATCTCCTGGATCACAGAGTCCTGGAGGTTCAGAAGAATGCCTGTGGTGCGCTGAGGAACCTTGTTTATGGAAAGTCCACTGATGAGAACAAAATAGCCATGAAGAACGTGGGAGGGATACCTGCCCTTCTGCGGCTGCTGAGGAAGTCAGTTGATGCTGAGGTCAAAGAGCTGGTGACAG GGGTTCTCTGGAACTTGTCTTCATGTGATGCCGTGAAGATGACAATCATTAGAGATGCTCTGTCTACACTGACAAACACTGTGATAGTGCCCCACTCAGGATGGAACAGCTCCTCCTTTGATGACGatcataaaattaaatttcagacTTCCCTTGTTCTGCGCAATACAACAGGATGCCTGAG GaacctgagctctgctggggaAGAGGCGCGAAAGCAGATGAGGTCCTGCGAAGGACTGGTCGATTCGCTGCTCTATGTGATCCACACCTGTGTGAACACCTCAGATTATGACAGCAAG ACAGTGGAGAATTGTGTGTGCACCTTGAGGAACCTTTCCTACCGCTTGGAACTGGAGGTACCACAGGCACGGCTGCTGGGAATCAATGAACTGGATGACTTGTTGGGAAAAGAGTCACCCAGCAAAGACTCAGAGCCAAGCtgctgggggaagaaaaagaagaagaaaaaaaaaacttcccagGAGGATCAG TGGGATGGAGTTGGCCCTATCCCAGGATTTTCCAAGTCTCCTAAAGGGGTGGAGATGCTCTGGCACCCATCGGTGGTGAAGCCATACCTGACACTCCTGGCAGAGAGCTCCAACCCAGCCACTctggagggctctgcaggaTCACTCCAGAACCTTTCTGCAGGCAATTGGAAG TTCGCAGCCTACATCCGTGCTGCCgtgaggaaggagaaggggcTGCCCATCCTCgtggagctgctgaggatggACAACGACAGAGTGGTGTCATCTGTGGCCACTGCCTTAAGGAACATGGCCTTAGATGTCCGGAACAAGGAACTTATTG GTAAATATGCGATGCGAGACCTGGTCAATCGGCTACCAGGGGGCAATGGGCCGAGCATCCTGTCAGATGAGACAGTGGCTGCAATCTGCTGCGCCCTGCACGAGGTCACCAGCAAGAACATGGAGAACGCCAAGGCCCTCGCCGACACTGGTGGGATAGAGAAGCTGGTCAACATAACAAAGGGAAGAGGTGACAG GTCCTCACTGAAGGTTGTCAAGGCGGCAGCCCAGGTACTGAACACGTTGTGGCAGTACCGAGACCTCCGGAGCATTTACAAAAAG GATGGATGGAATCAAAGTCACTTTATTACACCAGTATCAACACTGGAACGAGAGAGATTCAAATCCCATCCTTCTCTATCCACAGCCAATCAGCAGATGTCACCTGTCATGCAGTCAG TTGGCAGCACGTCCTCATCCCCGGCTTTGTTGGGAATCAGAGAGCCTCGCTCCGAGTACGACAGGACGCACCCTTCTATGCAGTATTACAGTAGCCAGGGCGATGTCATTGCACATAAAGACATCTACACTG GTTCCAGCAAAGCTTCACCAATTTACATCAGTTCCTATTCCTCACCAGCGAGAGAACAGAGCCGGCGGCTGCAG CAGCATCAGCAATTGTACTACAGCCAAGAAGATAGCACCAGGAAAAACTATGATGCCTATCGGTTGTACCTGCAGTCCCCACACAGCTACGAGGACCCTTACTTTGACGATCGAGTTCACTTTCCTGCTACTTCAGATTACACACCACAGTATGGACTGAAATCAACCACCAATTATGTAGACTTTTATTCCACCAGACGATCTTCTTACCGAGCAGAACAGTACCCAGGCTCTCCTGACTCCTGGGTGTAG